CTgtcctacttgaattggactttcTCAACCATACTAGAAAgataaattgcatatttgcatctataacacaaagaataattgtacacctGACATCAAGTGACTCTTACgtattatagtagtaggataagtatttgttgtatagcacttgttgtaatttgtcctaatcactaataataattttgtactttgactgtgctagcttccaggtggtggctggagatctgctattacaacggatctccagccgacagagatcaggtcccagACTTCCCTCTAGCCAGGTGTCCTGTTTCTTGCATCTTCATCCAGGAGATCCACCAGCAAGGTACAAAGGTACTAGCCTTACGCTGAtggctcttctctctccccagtaTGGAACATTGAGGGGTGTAGCGGTTTATCTGTCAGTGGTATCAAGGCAGGAAATGTAGCAGCTGTAAATgcaggagagggaggaggcagCTTTTCTGTGTTTCAGTAATTCCTTTCTCTTACCAATCCTCCACAGAGCACCAGCTGTTTTATATGGTCCCACTCCTATCCTCACagcacccttgtgaggtaggttaatagCTGAGCAGAACAGAGATAAGGTTTCAAAAGGATGCAGGCGCCCCTGCTCCCAGGCAATTTACGGCTACCCCATTTCTTCCCCGTCTTATCTGTTGCAGTGATTAACATTTCATTTACCTTCATTCTATAAAGTAGCAGTTCTCAAACTCTTTGAAATGGTACCCTCTTCTAAACTCACtgtgttaccgcattatgtattcccagcgatgtattaagagtttgaaaatgttataaaaaacatcgctttaaaagggtttttggatgcgaacactaaaaaatggttggaagacgtcttcacaactaaaggggccaaacaaagtgcgaacagtattttttataacagtttcaaactcttaatacatcactgggaattcataatgcggtaaccccctgtgcTTTTTGGGACACACTTACAAAGTGACTTGATGCTGTTTTCCTCTTCCCCAACATAAAACATGGGTATCTCACATCAGTTAACACTGGACTAATTTATGTTTTTCATGCATAGTGTTTATAGCATCATTGAGCAATGGGCtatattttgttgttgcttaTCATGTTATGCagatgtattagggttgccaatctccaggtgatggctggagatctcctgctcttaccaCTGATCTTctggcgacagaaatcagttcccctgtagaaaacagctgctctggagggtggactctatggcattatatctctgctgagctccttcccctacccaaactccgccctcctcaggcttcacccccaaaatctctaggtatttcccaacctggagctggcaaccctaagatgcaAGCACAAATTTGTCATCTAGCCTCCCAAAATCTCATTTCCAAGTTCACCCTTGTTGTCTTTCTCCCATCTGTATTTTATGGTTGCTTTCCATATTATGCAGATGCAAGTACAAATTTGCCATCTAGCCTCCCAAAATCTTATTTCCAAGTTCACCTTGGTTGTCTTTCTCCCTTCTGCTCATGCAATCAACTTGTGAGAAAGTCGTGACTTTTTAGTCCCAACCCACAGATTGGGGACTGCTGCTATAAAGTATATATTAATTTATTGCACAGAGTAAAATTTTTGGTTCCTAATCTAATATTTCTAAATATGTCCCTGGCAGATATTCGAATGGATGTTGCTAATGCCCAGCCCCTTGATCTATGGTACCTACTATGCTGGCTTGCAGATTTCAATTAGGGCTCTGCTGGGAAACCTCAAGTGTCTGAGGGTTGGGAATTTCTGTTGAGCTGAGGACATTTTAATCCCTGAACCTTATGGGTTCTTTTTAAGCAATATGTGTTTTTAAGATGATCGTGAAAATAAGTGGTTGGTTGAGTTTTGCATATGTGACCAAAATGTgctagtggttagggtgtcaatTTCAATATTAGGagggtttttcttcttccttgtgtGCTTCTGGACAGGACTGTTTCTGTGAAACTGGAGGGAACTCCTAAAACACATGGAAAGCAAGATTGGCATTAATGGTATTTCTCCAGAGAAAATTGGGGCCATTGAGATATCTTGTACAGAACAGAGTCCTAGAACTAGCGTTATCAAGTGTTGCTGGGCTTGGTCACGGTATGCATTCCCAGCAGGTTAATAATGCCATGGCAAAGTACCAGCATTCTAACTTTAaaattctgtattttaaaaaaagtgttttacCCCCAAAATAGAAAATGAGGGAAGTTAATCTAATTTCCCTCATAGCTTCTTTGTTTGTGAAAAACTGAACCTTACTTCCTTtggcacagccttcctgctgatTTCGTATTCTTAATTAGCGTTGCTCATTCTGGCTACCATGTTTTTACCCTGAGGTTCCTCCAACGACAACAGGACAGCTTATAtggttttcccctctcccatttcaccctgacaacaaccctgtgaggtaggttgagggAGAAAGTAagtggcctgaggtcacccagtgagctacaGGGATGAGTGAAGGATCTCCTTgttcctaatccaacactcaaaccagcataattttatagccggCTTTCTAAATGGAAAATAAAACCATTATCTGTGAGAGTTTCAGCCTCTGAGCCCATTGCATCTGGTCAGGAGACAAGGTGGACTAGTTGTTCTGGAGTAACTTGTTTTGAGATtggaggtgtttttttggggagggttcCTTTATCTGTGGTGCTTACATGACTCATGTGCCATTACAGGAGCACTGGTTTTTGGTCCATCATCTTGATAGTATACTGGGAAAGCATTATATCCCTGCCACCAAATCATTCCCATTCAAGAACGTGCTTTGCAAACCAAACTTGTATCAGCTTGCCTAGGTGCGAGTGCCAAGTCTTgtaaaaagtctgccttggaaagatTCTTACTCGCTGCAAGTGACCCAGTGAATGACTGTTTTTAGGaagatcccagattcagtccttggTATCTCTGACTGAAAGATCTTTGGGATTATTAAGAAAAGCCTTCCTCTGACTTGAGTTCATGCAGATCCACTGGCTGTCCAAGATGATAATGCTgagctagaacataagaaaagccatgctggatcagaccaaggcccatcaagtccagcagtctgttcacacagtagccgactaggtgcctctaggaagcccacaaacaagaagactgcagcagcatcctgcctgtgtcccacagcacctaatataataggcatgctcctctggtactggagagaataggtatgcatcatgactagtggtCATTTTGaccaatagccatgaatagccctatcctccatgaacatgtccactcccgtgGTCGATTATCTGATTCTTCATCAGGCAGCCATATGTGTCTTGCTTCCTTGATTAGTTTATGATTTTGATAGGCTCTGGAGTCACAGCTGGAGGGATGCCTTCTGTTCCTAACGGCCATGGGACACCAGAACAAGTCATgtagagtaggggtggggaacatcaggcctgggggccgtttaaagcctgcgaaatcatttggtttggcccttcgtgggtcctggcagatctctagctcagactggtgatctgccccctcctgcggacacaaatagcctctattcaaggcggatgtgagtttgttttgcagagaaaagggccagaatgtgtgggggGACGAGTTCTTAGGCAGTgtttcctcatttcatccctgcaggcggaggtagcaggagccggctgtagaatccagccctgaccatgcggagcaggagcaactccggcgtgtggctggacggctatgcccagccagtgcaacagaccatcctgatCCACCAGGGGGGCGAGTGCACCAAcagttggatgcctgtctgcttgcccgcaccgggggggggggtgtcatctggggcagctgcctgcttggggcttggtcggctaatttttaagttgataattttgtatggcccatgaatgatgtaataaatatccaaatggcccttgatggaaaaaagattccccagcCCTGATGTAgagttttccttctttttttcccccctctcccctagCTGAACCATGTCAGCGTTACGTGGAGCAGTCCATGCCAGATGGATCATAGGGAAAGTCATTGGGACCAAAATGCGGAAGACTGCCAAAGTGAGGGTAACAAGGCTGGTGCTGGATCCTTACTTACTAAAGGTAAAGGGGGACGGAGTGGTTTATTGCCTGGCGGGGATGGGGAAGCCAAATCTAAATTCTCCTGCAGCTGTGAAGGCCTTGGGGAAAGTCATCATCTTTCACCCTCGTCTGCCTCCCATCGTTGTTGTGGATTAAGATGtgctgaggccctaaactatgcCAACTTTAAGAAGCCCCAAAGTATTGCCAAAGACGTGTAAAACTtgaaattttaaatttaaaagctCTCCATAGTCTTGAGACCCTAAAGCGTAGCTTACTTAAGCCTATGTGTAAATCCAACTCTGGTTGTACAGATAAAATACCGGTCTTATCTCCTTAGAAAAAAAGTAGGATGCAGAGGTTGCGAGTAAGTTACTATTATCTTTGGCCAATTATGGCCTAAAGCCATAGTCTTATTTTATACATTTGTcattccatcctaagcagagttacactctttggcttagaagagtgtaaccctgtgtaaaaggtaaaggtagtcccctgtgcaagcaccaggtcatccctgacccatggggtgacatcacatcctgatgtttactaggtagactgtgtttatggggtggtttgccattgccttccccaattgtctacactttatccccagcaaggtgggtacttattttaccgaccttggaaggatggaaggctgagtcaacctcaagcagtcacctgaaactgacttccgtcaggatcgaactcaggtcctgaaactgacttcttttgggatcgaactcaggttgtgagcagagcttggactgcagtactgcagcttaccactctgtgacaTGGGACTCTCTAACCCTGTGTAGGGTGGCACTATTAGAACCTGATTTTCATCCTTAGCATGTAATGAAggatttgcttttgatttttatcttttttttttttgcaagcttccctgctttttttcatttttctcttttccctgCTACCTTTCTCTTCCATCCTTAAATGGTGCTTTATGGTGCTGGTTACATGGCTCAGCtaaggtaagggcaaagggcaTGTAGTCTAAAGGGGCCTGTCATACTGTCTCTGAAATGAAGCAGGTCTGTGCTTGGGTAGTACAAGCATAAGTGGTGACCTGGCAATCCACCTGAGGGGTTTTGCTCCTGGAGCCTTCTCCCAGTCAAGAAAAAGGGGCAAGATATAACAGTTAGCTTGCAAGAGAATGTGGATTTTAAAATGCAGAGAGACAATGACAGCAGGTATATTTccatttcaggatgctgtttagTACAAGTAATGTCAAAAAATTGTGGGCTCACAATGTCTAGGTTTACATGCAGACAATGCGAGTGTCGATAGATCAGTAAAACAAGACATCTGGGGGTGTTTAAGGCCCTTTGAATTTCATGGGGAAGTTGTGTTAGCTCaatacagcaaaaataaacaagagggcgctttcacacatgtcaaaaaatgcactttcaatccactttgcagctggattttactgtgaaatTTAGCCCTGCCAACTGTGCAGTTTTTTTGCTATTGCCACGTAGAAATAACCTTCGTTTGTGAACGTCTGAGGTTGCAGAGTATTTTAGTGGCCACCTTGCAAGAAATTTCTCCCTGGCTGTGGCATAATTTGGACAGTAAAAAAAGACGTGAAATAATGAATCAGCCGCCAGTAAGGGACAGTTGCAAAGATGCTTTTCTGGAGGCGACTTAAGGAAACAATTTAAAAGGATATTTGAACTATGAACTTCACTGCTTGGGCATTACCCTTAGCAAAAGATTTTAGATAAGTGACTGTATTTTTATTCATTCAGATCTCCGTTGCTTCCTTCCAACCGGAACAGAGGGCActttggggggggtggggaaatgccTGTTGACAGTAAAGCTTTAAATTGATTTGACTCTAAACATAATTTTTCTGTCTTCTGCAGTTCTATAACAAGCGGAAAACATATTTTGCCCACGACCCTCAGCAGCAATGCATCGAGGGAGACATTGTCCTTCTGAAAGCTTTGCCGGTGCGGAGGAGCAAGCATGTGAAACATGAACTGGCAGAAATTGTGTACAAGGTTGGGAAAGTCATTGATCCCGTGACTGGGAAGCCCTGTGCGGGATCCAAGCTCTTGGAAAGTGTAACAGATTCAGAAAACCTCACCGATAGAGACACCAGCTACCTTAGTGAAAAACTCCAAGAGCTAACTGTTTCCTCTTCAGATAAATGAAGGGGGAGGCGAGGCTTTGTAAGACGGGACTTTTCTTTCGTGTCTCTGTGAAGGGGGGGCAGGTGTACATGGCATGGTGCTTCTATGTTTCTA
This portion of the Euleptes europaea isolate rEulEur1 chromosome 19, rEulEur1.hap1, whole genome shotgun sequence genome encodes:
- the MRPS17 gene encoding 28S ribosomal protein S17, mitochondrial isoform X2: MSALRGAVHARWIIGKVIGTKMRKTAKVRVTRLVLDPYLLKQCIEGDIVLLKALPVRRSKHVKHELAEIVYKVGKVIDPVTGKPCAGSKLLESVTDSENLTDRDTSYLSEKLQELTVSSSDK
- the MRPS17 gene encoding 28S ribosomal protein S17, mitochondrial isoform X1; this encodes MSALRGAVHARWIIGKVIGTKMRKTAKVRVTRLVLDPYLLKFYNKRKTYFAHDPQQQCIEGDIVLLKALPVRRSKHVKHELAEIVYKVGKVIDPVTGKPCAGSKLLESVTDSENLTDRDTSYLSEKLQELTVSSSDK